In the Uranotaenia lowii strain MFRU-FL chromosome 1, ASM2978415v1, whole genome shotgun sequence genome, CGGTTATCATGAATTCTTACACAGTACATATCGCTACAAGCGAGCGCCCTTGCAATTGGTTTCACTTTTCAACATGTTAACTCTAACCGCTCACAGCGCTGCACTGGAGATCTTCGGACCCGAAATATTTCTCGATTGTAACGCCAAGGGCTTGTCAACGACATTGGCCATCACCGTCCTCAGCGCACTGGAATTTTTACTATTGCTACTAGTCCATGTTACGTATATCGGTATGGCTACTATACCTTCTTTCATAGACCTTGATCACGAAAACCAATCTGTGCATTTCAGTGAAAGTATGCGTATTCAACGCATTGCAGCAGCCTCCGGATGCTCTCGTCGCGCAAACCGACAACGGTCCTGCTGGTGGGAGGTGTCCAACGATCATCAATAACCAGGAACAACCGCTAGGGCCGGAGGAGTTCATTACCCAACAATTTCTGATGATTGCCAAACGGATGGATGACAATCGGCACCTGCAGGATAAGATCCGCGAATATCGCTCGACGGCCCCGATGATCAACAGCGAATCGACGCACCTCTCGATGGCCAATCAATCGTTGATTGAACTTTGATTAAGTTTCAAGATTaagttttttgtaataaaaaaaaagaaaatgttcaattcaattacaagttttgatgaaatgatTGTCAGTTTTGAGTATTCAAGTTCATATAACTTTTCGCAGTTGAAGCAACTATCCAAAAGGCAATAATCTCTTGACTTCGGTAGATGGATAACGCGCTTTCGGTTGCGATTTTGAGTTGTCTGAGGTAGGTAGCAAGTCTTGAACGAAGTAATCGTCTTAACGCAATAAAGTTGTTTAAGACATCGATGTTATAACCTTGTTTATCGGGCTCTAATGCATAGTCCTGAACATTTGGTTGAGAAAATGAGGCTCAATTCGCAGATCATGCATTTTGGGATACCATAAGTGTCGCGACACTCATGGTCTAAGGAGGCTTCCTTGGGTGTTCcagggaaaattataatttctttAAACCAAGCAAAACTTCCTGCAGCAAACGGGTCGATTTTTCATGGGGcgttaaaacacaaaaatactAAGGGTTTTACATTCTAatcttatttattgaatttatctcgtgtggaaaaatatcaactttgaAACGTGATAATGATGGCAAATCAATATTCAGCAAAACAAGGAAACAAGCATCGTAAGACAATCAACCCAGAATTTACACCTAAAACAATCACCTTGCGAAAATTAGTTGGCCGAAGTGGATGGCAACGAACCACTGCTTTGCGGCTGGTTTCTCCGGTTTCTCTTACAATCATCGATCTGTTCCCGCAGCTTCCGGTTGTCTTCCTCGCGTTGTTTAAGCTTTTCCTGCTGGCGACGCAGCAGCTCCCGTGGATCGATTTCGAACGAGCCCCGGTGTAGAACGATTTGATCGTCAACCGGTATCATCACATCCGGCGGTAGCTGGAGGTTGTTGAAGATTTGTACCTGAACAATATAGGCAAGGAATATTGGCGTTAGCACAGCACATTCCAGCAGGCAGATCATGTTGACTGCGACAAAGAGCGAGAACCCATCCACGGAGCAGTCATCGAACAGCTCATCTCGAAAGATTTGCAACAGGATTGTATGAACGGTCAAGATGATCACGTTGCAGTAGGACACTATCTGAAGTGGGGTGTGATTGTACGAATGCGTTTTCTTAAGAAACGAGGCGTAACCATCGGTTTTCAGCCTTTTGTGTTGCAGTTTCAGCATCCAATGACCAAACTGAAACAATAGATAAAGCCAATACGTGAGATAGGTTAAGGATGATGACCTTGAATAGATAGTCGTTCTTACATAAACCATGACCCAAAATATGGATCTGATGTACAGCATGCCGTAATACCCGTTACAGGAATTGCTCTGACTCAAACCTATTCTTTCAAGCAGCAGACCAGCTTGGGTCATCCCTAAAGATGTCGCCATAAgcacacttaaaaaaacaaagaagaAGTTAAAATCTCCTGAAATACTTCTTCGATCGAGCTCAATCTGTTACCAAACAATGGGAATAGTCTTCAATGGCTTGAAGTGGATTTTCCATTCGCTGACGGATTCTTCCTGCTGGCGCTCGTAGCCAAATTGCTGCCTAATTTCTTCCATAAACTTCATGGTCCACGTTCTGTCTTGGACACGCACTATACAACACAATAGGTTCGATATATGGAAAGGTCAGTTTCCAGCAGCTAAGCATCCAATCCAATCCAAGTAAGTAGGACAATTAGACCACATCGTGGAGAGTAGCCTTCAATAGTGAACTTAAAGTAGATCAATTTGGCTTCTTGTCATGATTGTCTGCTATTGTTCTGGGTCCAGTGCGATGCACTCGATGAGAGTAATCATACAATTCATCCGCTAGTTTGTTCCCTAGTGGCCGAGTGATTGTTTATTAACATTTTGTCCATTGTTTAATTGACCGACGGAAATGCTCAAAATAGATATTGCTGAAACAGTGGGGAATTTGGTAAATCGCGGACAGGACGAGCCCGATGCCGTACCAAGCAGTGATCCCGCTTCAGCGAAATATCACGTGTACTGCGGTGGAACTTTTAGACCGGAATTTATGCGGCAGATATTTCTGTAACTGTTTGTTCAATTTTCGTGAGCTTTGTCAcctattctcaatttattctAGAGTTCACTGGCTGACAGCACTTGGCGTTCTAGGGACCGGAATATACTTAATGATTGAGCAACCCACCTGTAATAAGTACGGTCTATTGTTACTGCTAGAGTGCGGCTACTGCATGCTTACCCCGTTTCTTCTGAATTCGATCAAACGAGACTGTAGGTCGTTGAAGAAAAGCAATCCCGAC is a window encoding:
- the LOC129739201 gene encoding uncharacterized protein LOC129739201 isoform X1; the encoded protein is MSFAKMIAYRSSMPLGSVGCEGVSTTQRLLDEQSLFPTIAGDRDISKINFQQIKTVQGFWVQLVASLSLTLTGLFFSFYGCFSGRYCSGYYTMLQLRAALWIITYIVHQFIKSRHNRLKLLGYHEFLHSTYRYKRAPLQLVSLFNMLTLTAHSAALEIFGPEIFLDCNAKGLSTTLAITVLSALEFLLLLLVHVTYIVKVCVFNALQQPPDALVAQTDNGPAGGRCPTIINNQEQPLGPEEFITQQFLMIAKRMDDNRHLQDKIREYRSTAPMINSESTHLSMANQSLIEL
- the LOC129739914 gene encoding uncharacterized protein LOC129739914, coding for MKFMEEIRQQFGYERQQEESVSEWKIHFKPLKTIPIVCVLMATSLGMTQAGLLLERIGLSQSNSCNGYYGMLYIRSIFWVMVYFGHWMLKLQHKRLKTDGYASFLKKTHSYNHTPLQIVSYCNVIILTVHTILLQIFRDELFDDCSVDGFSLFVAVNMICLLECAVLTPIFLAYIVQVQIFNNLQLPPDVMIPVDDQIVLHRGSFEIDPRELLRRQQEKLKQREEDNRKLREQIDDCKRNRRNQPQSSGSLPSTSAN
- the LOC129739201 gene encoding uncharacterized protein LOC129739201 isoform X2; translation: MSFAKMIAYRSSMPLGSVGCEGVSTTQRLLDEQSLFPTIAGDRDISKINFQQIKTVQGFCYGQPFGSSLTAALEIFGPEIFLDCNAKGLSTTLAITVLSALEFLLLLLVHVTYIVKVCVFNALQQPPDALVAQTDNGPAGGRCPTIINNQEQPLGPEEFITQQFLMIAKRMDDNRHLQDKIREYRSTAPMINSESTHLSMANQSLIEL